One stretch of Pseudovibrio brasiliensis DNA includes these proteins:
- a CDS encoding cyclase family protein, translating into MLSASALSATANVLPESVSFSNVIDLTQTLAPDFPTFEGGPAFEESYEYTFAKDGLNLKTLHYHEHVGTHFDAPIHFSKDGQSIDEIPIEKFVCPLAVIDVRDQAANNADYRVMPEDILAYEQQHGRIPDRACVAMLSGWPQYVETEKYRGEDSKGVLHFPGFHEETAKFLINERSVYGLGVDTLSIDYGPTKDFPVHYLWLGSGRYGIENLTNLDQVPLAGATIIAGAPKFKGGTGGPGRILAVY; encoded by the coding sequence GTGTTGAGTGCGTCGGCGCTTTCTGCGACGGCGAATGTGTTGCCGGAGAGTGTTTCGTTTTCTAACGTGATTGATCTGACACAAACGTTGGCACCGGACTTTCCCACGTTTGAGGGCGGGCCTGCGTTTGAAGAGAGTTACGAATACACCTTTGCAAAAGATGGCTTGAACCTGAAGACCTTGCACTATCACGAGCATGTGGGAACGCACTTTGATGCGCCGATCCATTTCAGCAAGGATGGGCAGTCCATTGATGAGATCCCCATTGAAAAGTTCGTCTGCCCTCTGGCGGTGATTGATGTTCGGGATCAGGCGGCGAACAATGCAGACTACCGTGTTATGCCAGAAGATATTCTGGCTTATGAGCAGCAACATGGCCGCATACCGGACAGGGCCTGCGTTGCGATGCTTTCCGGGTGGCCGCAATATGTGGAAACGGAGAAGTACCGGGGGGAAGACAGCAAAGGTGTGCTTCATTTCCCTGGGTTTCATGAGGAAACAGCCAAGTTCCTGATCAATGAGCGTAGCGTTTATGGGCTTGGGGTGGACACGCTCTCCATAGATTATGGGCCGACGAAGGACTTTCCCGTTCACTACCTGTGGCTTGGGTCCGGGCGATATGGCATTGAGAACCTCACCAATCTGGATCAAGTGCCCCTCGCAGGTGCAACGATCATCGCTGGGGCACCGAAATTTAAAGGCGGAACCGGCGGTCCAGGGCGTATTCTGGCCGTTTACTGA
- a CDS encoding MBL fold metallo-hydrolase has product MIKKIAGGVLGVVVVGVGVIYASAYTNMGQKPDEEHKAQLAQSDQWADGSFANKLPMVRGPLSEIFRQFILEPTDHNRPQQPVPTETIGDRLNTPPESGARVTWFGHSTLLVELEETRILIDPVWSKRASPLPWAGVERFYDPLIALEDLPEIDAVVISHDHYDHLDMATVQKLAQKQVKWIVPLGVGSHLEYWGVANADITELDWWQSTQVEETTVTATPSRHRSGRSVTFSDVNATLWAGWAFNGPEHAVFYSGDTGMHDRFEEIGERLGPFDLTVIETGAYNPLWKDTHLGPEQAVLAHKLVKGKTMLPVHWGLFDLSSHNWTEPVERVMAAAEKYGVDLAVPLPGGSVEPGQEVSTTAWWPQVPWKTAEERPIWATRVEEIVKRAKEMNSGEPQVASRPSN; this is encoded by the coding sequence ATGATTAAGAAAATTGCCGGTGGAGTATTGGGCGTCGTGGTGGTCGGAGTTGGCGTGATTTACGCCAGCGCCTACACCAATATGGGGCAGAAGCCAGATGAAGAACACAAGGCACAGCTGGCCCAGTCTGACCAATGGGCCGATGGCAGCTTTGCAAATAAGCTTCCTATGGTTCGCGGACCACTGAGCGAGATTTTCCGTCAGTTCATTTTGGAACCGACCGATCACAACCGCCCGCAACAACCTGTTCCAACCGAGACCATCGGCGACCGTCTGAACACACCACCTGAGTCCGGTGCCCGCGTAACATGGTTTGGCCACTCCACACTCCTGGTGGAGCTGGAGGAGACGCGTATTCTTATCGACCCTGTCTGGAGCAAGCGTGCTTCTCCACTGCCGTGGGCAGGCGTAGAGCGTTTCTATGATCCGCTGATTGCGCTGGAAGACCTGCCCGAGATTGATGCGGTGGTGATCTCTCATGATCACTACGACCATCTGGACATGGCAACCGTCCAAAAGCTGGCGCAAAAGCAAGTGAAATGGATCGTTCCGCTTGGAGTCGGATCGCATCTGGAATATTGGGGCGTCGCGAACGCTGACATCACCGAGCTGGACTGGTGGCAGTCAACACAGGTGGAAGAGACTACTGTGACCGCCACACCCTCCCGCCACCGTTCTGGCCGGTCTGTCACCTTCAGCGATGTCAACGCAACGCTCTGGGCAGGTTGGGCCTTCAATGGTCCTGAGCACGCCGTGTTCTACTCCGGCGACACCGGCATGCATGATCGTTTTGAGGAGATTGGTGAACGCCTCGGCCCATTTGATCTGACCGTGATTGAGACCGGCGCGTACAACCCACTTTGGAAGGACACCCATCTGGGCCCGGAACAAGCCGTTCTGGCCCACAAACTGGTGAAGGGCAAAACCATGCTGCCGGTTCACTGGGGCCTGTTTGACCTATCCTCCCACAACTGGACAGAACCTGTTGAGCGGGTCATGGCCGCCGCAGAAAAGTATGGTGTTGATCTGGCTGTGCCGCTGCCCGGTGGTTCTGTTGAACCGGGGCAGGAGGTCTCCACCACAGCCTGGTGGCCTCAGGTGCCATGGAAAACCGCAGAAGAGCGCCCAATCTGGGCAACGCGTGTGGAAGAAATCGTCAAACGCGCCAAAGAGATGAACAGCGGCGAGCCTCAAGTGGCCTCTCGCCCGTCAAACTGA
- a CDS encoding O-antigen ligase family protein, whose translation MTISTRKLSLFAVWLATVAAGLTKTLAPPGQGVGGRISIGDLLLIMLIGLAFLMIMKNRGRIRITRHYLSILPLFAAFFISGTFADHQQGAYIELCVHIFAVLFSLALLNLLPEKMDVLFARQLTFAILLGAAIMAAYGIVVLFFFPHLNPVVGGLAGSFRNTGQAGNYFLVFSTIGLAAILSGLLPRTFFNASMVLTILLALILTGKRASLVGLIAGFLLLLLVLMFVSRKSSDARVGSMFVITSIVVGVVAFFAISMSLSMVEGAMWRLEAKFTKAGLENFSSGFYFSNLIAGFTAFSDRPILGVGLGNIEDVYHEFEIHSTYVALLATSGVVGFLTYMFFLYNVMKSVFILSWSNQVERFLVFFFPLLIGQASAWMYTYSVRKREFWITIFLIATFSMIRKRVRMNNEEQSMAVSIKVHRVKHH comes from the coding sequence ATGACCATAAGCACGAGAAAACTATCGCTCTTTGCAGTTTGGCTCGCCACGGTTGCCGCAGGCCTGACAAAAACCCTTGCGCCTCCAGGACAAGGCGTCGGCGGGCGCATCTCAATCGGCGATCTGCTGCTCATCATGCTGATCGGTTTGGCGTTCCTTATGATCATGAAGAACAGGGGCAGAATCCGTATAACGCGCCATTATCTCTCTATTCTTCCATTATTTGCCGCGTTTTTTATCTCTGGAACGTTCGCGGATCATCAGCAAGGTGCATACATTGAGTTATGTGTGCACATTTTTGCGGTATTGTTCTCACTGGCACTTCTAAATCTATTGCCAGAGAAGATGGATGTGCTCTTTGCCCGGCAGCTTACTTTTGCGATTTTGCTAGGCGCTGCGATAATGGCCGCCTATGGCATAGTGGTTCTGTTTTTCTTCCCGCACCTGAACCCGGTTGTTGGCGGTTTGGCGGGTAGCTTCCGAAACACTGGGCAGGCCGGGAACTATTTTTTGGTGTTCTCAACCATCGGTCTTGCAGCAATCCTCTCAGGGCTCTTACCCAGAACATTCTTCAATGCGTCAATGGTATTGACGATCCTGCTGGCATTGATACTGACAGGTAAACGTGCATCGCTCGTCGGCTTGATCGCAGGTTTTCTTCTGCTCCTCCTTGTCCTGATGTTCGTGTCCAGAAAGAGTTCTGACGCACGTGTTGGTAGTATGTTCGTTATCACGTCAATCGTGGTTGGCGTAGTGGCGTTTTTCGCGATCTCCATGTCGCTTTCCATGGTGGAAGGTGCCATGTGGAGGTTAGAGGCTAAGTTCACGAAAGCAGGTCTCGAGAACTTCTCATCAGGCTTCTATTTCAGCAACCTTATTGCCGGTTTTACGGCGTTTTCTGATCGACCAATTTTAGGGGTTGGTCTGGGAAACATCGAGGATGTCTACCATGAGTTCGAGATCCACAGCACTTATGTTGCACTTCTCGCGACGTCAGGCGTTGTTGGTTTCCTCACATATATGTTCTTCTTGTACAACGTAATGAAAAGCGTCTTCATTCTTAGCTGGAGCAATCAGGTAGAACGCTTCCTCGTCTTCTTTTTCCCGCTGCTAATAGGCCAGGCCAGCGCCTGGATGTACACCTACTCTGTCCGAAAACGCGAATTCTGGATCACCATCTTCCTAATCGCAACATTTTCTATGATCAGGAAGAGGGTTCGAATGAACAACGAAGAGCAAAGCATGGCCGTTTCGATAAAGGTTCATCGAGTCAAACATCATTAG